One Salmo trutta chromosome 24, fSalTru1.1, whole genome shotgun sequence genomic region harbors:
- the LOC115160672 gene encoding C-X-C chemokine receptor type 4-like, translating into MSSFYEVEHIFLDNSTYEESGDFDLDLGFEEPCNRVGGDYFQRIFLPTVYGIIFLLGIVGNGLVVTVMGYQKKVKTMTDKYRLHLSVADLLLVFTLPFWAVDAASSWYFGGFLCTTVHVIYTINLYSSVLILAFISVDRYLAVVHATNSQTTRKRKLLADRWIYVAVWLPAAVLTVPDIVFATALDSGSRTICQRIYPQKTSFYWMAAFRFQHILVGFVLPGLVILTCYCIIIAKLSQGAKGQVLKRKALKTTVILILCFFSCWLPYCVGIFVDTLMLLNVISHSCALEQSLQTWILITEALAYFHCCLNPILYAFLGVKFKKSARNALTVSSRSSHKVLTKKRGPISSVSTESESSSVLYS; encoded by the exons ATGTCTTCTTTTTACGAGGTCGAA CACATATTTTTGGACAACAGCACCTATGAAGAATCAGGGGATTTTGACTTGGATTTGGGTTTCGAGGAGCCGTGCAACAGAGTCGGAGGTGATTATTTTCAAAGGATCTTCTTACCGACAGTTTATGGAATAATCTTTCTACTTGGAATCGTCGGAAATGGACTGGTAGTAACAGTGATGGGCTACCAGAAAAAGGTCAAAACGATGACTGATAAATACAGGCTCCATCTTTCTGTGGCTGACCTCCTACTCGTCTTCACGCTACCTTTCTGGGCGGTGGATGCGGCCAGCAGTTGGTACTTTGGTGGCTTCCTCTGTACCACTGTGCATGTGATCTACACCATCAACCTGTATAGCAGTGTACTGATTCTGGCTTTCATCAGCGTGGACAGGTACCTGGCAGTGGTGCATGCCACCAACAGCCAAACCACCAGGAAGAGGAAGCTGCTTGCAGACAGATGGATCTATGTGGCGGTATGGCTACCTGCTGCTGTTCTCACTGTGCCTGACATAGTGTTTGCCACAGCTCTGGATAGCGGCTCCAGAACCATCTGCCAGCGCATATACCCCCAGAAGACTAGCTTCTACTGGATGGCTGCGTTCCGTTTCCAGCACATTCTGGTGGGCTTTGTCCTGCCTGGTTTGGTCATCCTCACCTGCTACTGCATCATCATTGCCAAGCTGTCCCAGGGTGCCAAGGGTCAAGTGTTGAAGAGGAAGGCTCTCAAGACCACCGTAATCCTCATCCTGTGCTTCTTCAGCTGCTGGCTGCCGTACTGTGTGGGAATCTTTGTGGACACCCTAATGTTGCTCAATGTGATCTCCCATAGCTGTGCCCTGGAGCAGAGTCTGCAGACCTGGATCTTAATCACAGAGGCTCTGGCATACTTTCATTGCTGTCTCAACCCCATCCTTTATGCTTTCCTGGGTGTTAAGTTCAAGAAATCTGCCCGAAATGCACTGACCGTCAGCAGTAGGTCAAGTCATAAAGTACTGACTAAAAAAAGAGGACCCATTTCATCTGTATCCACTGAATCTGAGTCTTCGAGTGTCTTGTACAGTTAA